From the genome of Cystobacter fuscus DSM 2262:
CGCGGGCGACGTGGGGGAGCGACTGGAGGAGCTCGACTTCGCCTGGCGCACGCTGACGGCGCGCTTCCGCCAGGTGCTGTGGGTGCCCGGCAACCACGAGCTGTGGACGGTGTCACGCGAGCCTTCCGCCCTCCGGGGCGAGGCGCGCTACCAGCAACTGGTGGCGCTGTGCCGCGCCCACGGCGTGCTCACTCCGGAGGACCCCTACCCGCGCTGGCCGGGAGAGGGGCCTGCCCGCATCCTGGCGCCGCTCTTCCTGCTCTACGACTACTCGTTCCGGCCGGACGACGTCTCCGAGGAGGGCGCCGTGCAGTGGGCCATGGACAGCAACGTGCTGTGCACCGACGAGGCCCTGCTCCACCCGGACCCCTACCCGTCGCGCGCCGCCTGGTGCGCCGCGCGCGTGGAGCACACCCGCGCCCGCCTGGAGGCCCTGCCAGGCGACTGCGCCACGGTGCTCATCAACCACTTCCCGCTGCGCTACGAGCACGTGCGCCTGCCGCGCATCCCCCGCTTCTCCCTGTGGTGCGGCACGAAGAAGACGGAGGACTGGCACACGCGCTTTCGCGCCGAGGTGGTCGTCACCGGCCACCTGCACATGCCCGCCACCCTGTGGCGCGATGGCGTGCGCTTCGAGGAGGTGTCGCTCGGCTACCCACAACAGTGGACGTGGCGCGGCGACATCTCGCGCTGCCTCCGGGAGATCCTCCCCGGCACTCCGCCCTGATTCGGGTGCTATACCCGGCGGGCAATGGCCCTCCTTCCGCCCCGGGCTCCCGCCCGCTTCTTCGCTCCCGGCGTGTTGCTGCTCGCGTCCCTGGCCCTCTTCGGCGAGGGGCTGCTGCCAGGCCGGGCGTTCTTCTTCCGCGACGTGCTGCACTACTACTGGCCCATGCAGGCCACGCACTGGCGGCTCGGGGTGGTGCCGCAGTGGAACCCCTTCCACCAGGGCGGACTGCCCTTCCTCGCGGACATCCACTCGGGCGTGCTCTACCCGCCCAACCTCCTCTTCGCCGTCCTCTCCTTTCCCACCGCCTACGCGCTGCTGCTCGTGCTCCACCACTTCGTGGGGCAGCTCGGGCTGTACGCCTTCCTCCGGGGCAAGGGCTTCGAGCGCCCCGCCGCGCTCACCGGCGCGCTCGCCTTCGGCCTGTCCGGCTACGTCGCCGGCCTGTGCAACGCCGGCCCGCTGATGCTCGGACTGGCCTGGATGCCATGGGTGCTCGTCGTGCTCCAGTCCGGGCTCGTGCCCCTGCGCAAGCTCGCGGTGCTCGCGGTGCTCATCGCCCTCCAGCTCCTCTCGGGAGATCCCCAGTCCGCGCTCTACTCGGCCATCGCGTCCGCGGCGCACGTCGCCTGGTTCGCCGAGCGCCGGCCCCAGCTGGTGGCGCTCTCGGGAGCCGGCGCGCTCGGCCTGCTGCTCGCCGGAGTCCAGGTGTTCCCCACGCTCTGGCTGCTGACGGAGTCGACGCGGGGCACCGACGCCCCCACCTACCTGGCGAGCTGGAACCTGCCTCCGCCGCGGCTGCTCGAGTTCGCCTTCCCCTACCCCTTCGGTGAGTACCTGGGGCAGCCCCAGTTCTGGGCCTGGGGGATGATCCGCGGGCCCAGCACCGTGCCCTTCGCGCTGAGCGTCTACCTGGGCATCACCGTGCTCGTGCTCGCCGCGCTGGGCGTGCGGCGCGAGCGCTTCAGCGGCTTCGCGCTCACCCTGTGCGCGGTGGGCGTGCTGCTCGCCCTGGGGCAGAAGTCCCCGCTGTCCTTCCTGCTCGCCGCGCCCCCGCTGAGCTTCTTCCGCTACCCGGAGAAGTACGTCGTCCTGGTGGCGCTCGGGTGCGCGGGGCTCGCCGCGTCCGGGGCGAGGGCCGTGCTCGCCGGAGTCTCGCGGCGCTGGCTGGCCGGGCTCGGCGCGGGGGCCCTGCTGCTCGTGGGCCTGCTCGGGTTCACCTGGGCCCAACCCTCCACCGCCGTGACCTGGGCCACCGGTCTGATGGGGCTGGCCACCGGGGACGGCTCGCACCATGCGGTCATCGCCGGGCTCGCGGCCCGCTCCCTGGGCACCTCGCTGTGCTTCCTGACCGGCATGCTCGCGCTCGCGGCGCTGGCATCGCGCCACCCCACCCACCCGGCCCTCCCCGCGGCCCTGCTCCTGCTGGTGGCGGGGGATCTGCTCTGGACGGCGCGGGCGACGGTGTTCGTGGGCCCCACCTCGCTCTACCGCGAGCCGGAGATTATCGGGCGGCTGCGCGAGGAGGTGGGCTCGCCGCCCACGCGGCTGTTCCGCCAGGACAAGCCGCTCAAGGCCAACGCCCCGCCGAGCCGCTCGCTCGAGGGACTCATCAACCTGCGCCACTACGAGCTGGCGACGCTCAAGAGCAACCTGGCCGGTGTCTTCGGCCTGGAGGAGGTGACGAGCTACGGCGCGGTGGAGCTGTGGCGCTATCGGGCCTTCATGGACGTGCTCGCCGCGCGCCCCGAGCTGGCGGCACGGCTGTATGGGGCGTGCTTGTGGACGACCTCGTCCGCGCCAGGGTCCACCCCCGGCGAGGGCCTGGTGAGTGTCCTCCAGGGGCCGAACCGGCTCGACGTGAAGCGGCTGAGCGACTGTCCCCCGCGCCTGCGCACGGCCTCGCGCACCACCGCCGTGCCCGACCAGAGCGAGGCCCTCCGGGCGCTGAGCACGGGAAGCGTCGACGGGCTTGAGAACGTGGCCGTGGAGGGAGGAACGTCGAGGAGCTACGCGCCCGCCCAGGTGGACGCGGTGGAGCTCGGCGCCCGGGACGCGCGGGCGCGGGTGGTGGCGGGCGC
Proteins encoded in this window:
- a CDS encoding metallophosphoesterase family protein, with translation MKLYALSVLHLRHEHNRRALESLPPHPEDWLIVAGDVGERLEELDFAWRTLTARFRQVLWVPGNHELWTVSREPSALRGEARYQQLVALCRAHGVLTPEDPYPRWPGEGPARILAPLFLLYDYSFRPDDVSEEGAVQWAMDSNVLCTDEALLHPDPYPSRAAWCAARVEHTRARLEALPGDCATVLINHFPLRYEHVRLPRIPRFSLWCGTKKTEDWHTRFRAEVVVTGHLHMPATLWRDGVRFEEVSLGYPQQWTWRGDISRCLREILPGTPP
- a CDS encoding YfhO family protein, which produces MALLPPRAPARFFAPGVLLLASLALFGEGLLPGRAFFFRDVLHYYWPMQATHWRLGVVPQWNPFHQGGLPFLADIHSGVLYPPNLLFAVLSFPTAYALLLVLHHFVGQLGLYAFLRGKGFERPAALTGALAFGLSGYVAGLCNAGPLMLGLAWMPWVLVVLQSGLVPLRKLAVLAVLIALQLLSGDPQSALYSAIASAAHVAWFAERRPQLVALSGAGALGLLLAGVQVFPTLWLLTESTRGTDAPTYLASWNLPPPRLLEFAFPYPFGEYLGQPQFWAWGMIRGPSTVPFALSVYLGITVLVLAALGVRRERFSGFALTLCAVGVLLALGQKSPLSFLLAAPPLSFFRYPEKYVVLVALGCAGLAASGARAVLAGVSRRWLAGLGAGALLLVGLLGFTWAQPSTAVTWATGLMGLATGDGSHHAVIAGLAARSLGTSLCFLTGMLALAALASRHPTHPALPAALLLLVAGDLLWTARATVFVGPTSLYREPEIIGRLREEVGSPPTRLFRQDKPLKANAPPSRSLEGLINLRHYELATLKSNLAGVFGLEEVTSYGAVELWRYRAFMDVLAARPELAARLYGACLWTTSSAPGSTPGEGLVSVLQGPNRLDVKRLSDCPPRLRTASRTTAVPDQSEALRALSTGSVDGLENVAVEGGTSRSYAPAQVDAVELGARDARARVVAGAGGTFLVFATTSYPGWAATVDGEETPVLTVDGALMGIEVPEGTHQVDFEFTDPGLSSGIQASVAAALVLALLLVLSRRSTGVADQAEATPRPVEP